From Ammospiza caudacuta isolate bAmmCau1 chromosome 23, bAmmCau1.pri, whole genome shotgun sequence, one genomic window encodes:
- the LOC131567504 gene encoding histone H2A produces the protein MSGRGKSGGKARAKAKSRSSRAGLQFPVGRVHRLLRRGHYAERVGAGAPVYLAAVLEYLTAEILELAGNAARDNKKTRIIPRHLQLAVRNDEELNKLLGGVTIAQGGVLPNIQAVLLPKKTSKRGSGQQSQEY, from the coding sequence ATGTCTGGCCGTGGCAAGAGCGGCGGTAAGGCCCGTGCTAAGGCCAAGTCTCGCTCGTCCCGGGCTGGGCTGCAGTTCCCGGTGGGGCGCGTTCACCGACTGCTGCGGCGCGGGCACTACGCGGAGCGGGTGGGAGCTGGTGCGCCCGTCTATCTGGCGGCCGTGCTCGAGTACCTGACCGCTGAGATCCTGGAGCTCGCGGGCAACGCGGCACGCGACAACAAGAAGACGCGCATCATCCCCCGTCACCTGCAACTAGCGGTGCGCAACGACGAGGAGCTCAACAAGCTGTTGGGCGGCGTTACCATCGCGCAGGGCGGCGTCCTGCCCAATATTCAGGCCGTTCTGCTGCCCAAGAAGACCAGCAAGAGGGGCAGTGGGCAGCAGTCGCAGGAGTACTAA